The Echinicola rosea genome has a segment encoding these proteins:
- a CDS encoding sensor histidine kinase: protein MVSRLLKTSYGWLKLIVILALLGALNAFLLMVYGIDFSVSILDSFVVVLLSFSGVMLLENIFRFYQPKKANSWLWIAVPLMLGGMVVFFGEMALEQLMKSKTEYLMFLQDVRLVRGAFVLLLFGAYTGLLVIGGLLEDQLEARKRAEMIDKLSKEAELYHLRQQLQPHFLFNSLNSISALVKRQPDKAREMVLQLSAFLRGTIRKDQLEWVSVREEMKSLRLFVEIEMVRFGHRLEVDFVVSEEAEASPLPSLLIQPLLENAVKHGVYGRTDKVLVKLVITKLGSYLNVMISNPYDPEAVNSNGKGFGLESVKRRMYLLFGRHDLLRVEKTPSLFTVNLNIPITK, encoded by the coding sequence ATGGTCAGTAGGCTGTTGAAAACGTCGTATGGTTGGCTAAAGTTGATCGTTATATTGGCTTTGTTGGGTGCTCTAAACGCCTTCCTGCTGATGGTCTATGGTATCGATTTTAGTGTGAGCATTCTCGATAGTTTTGTGGTGGTCCTGTTGTCGTTTTCAGGGGTAATGCTGCTGGAGAACATATTCAGGTTTTATCAGCCTAAAAAAGCCAATTCATGGTTGTGGATAGCCGTACCACTGATGCTTGGAGGAATGGTGGTGTTTTTTGGGGAGATGGCGCTAGAGCAGCTGATGAAGTCAAAAACGGAGTATTTGATGTTCCTCCAGGATGTACGCTTGGTGCGGGGAGCATTTGTGTTATTGCTTTTTGGGGCATATACCGGTCTGTTGGTCATTGGAGGTTTGCTGGAGGATCAGCTTGAAGCCAGAAAGCGGGCTGAGATGATCGATAAGCTGTCAAAGGAAGCGGAGCTTTACCATCTCCGCCAGCAACTACAGCCCCATTTCCTGTTTAACAGCCTGAATTCCATCAGTGCCCTAGTGAAGCGCCAGCCTGATAAAGCCCGGGAAATGGTTTTGCAGTTGTCAGCGTTTTTGAGGGGGACGATTCGTAAAGATCAACTGGAATGGGTAAGTGTAAGGGAAGAAATGAAGTCGCTAAGGCTTTTCGTTGAGATAGAAATGGTAAGGTTTGGTCATCGTCTGGAGGTGGATTTTGTGGTAAGTGAAGAAGCGGAAGCCTCTCCATTGCCCTCATTGCTGATCCAGCCGCTGTTAGAAAATGCCGTCAAGCATGGGGTTTATGGGAGGACGGATAAAGTGCTTGTTAAGCTGGTCATCACCAAGCTCGGCAGCTATTTGAATGTCATGATCAGCAATCCATATGATCCAGAGGCGGTCAATTCCAATGGCAAGGGTTTTGGGCTTGAGTCTGTAAAAAGAAGGATGTACCTTTTGTTTGGCCGTCATGATTTGCTTCGCGTGGAAAAAACACCATCATTGTTTACCGTAAATTTAAACATACCCATAACAAAGTAA
- a CDS encoding LiaF transmembrane domain-containing protein, whose protein sequence is MKKTFGRGDGGRVTTGLIVLAVGMFLLVRQLGVMVPGWIFSWPMIFVAVGLITLSKHNFQSGFGFFMILFGGFFLLKNELDIPFDIERYLVPGGLILLGLFLLATKNRKVFNDFGNWQGGQKIYPGGNTGKGSSFTSDEGSFGSSQAFTSEQSDMVNSQALFCGIQKRILSKNFKGGKVSAIFGGTEIDLTQADLSENAVLSVEVAFGGVKLLMPPHWDLKMGVTNIFAGVEDKRMYPQATGESNKVLTITGTVLFGGLEIKSY, encoded by the coding sequence ATGAAAAAAACATTTGGACGTGGAGACGGAGGAAGGGTAACCACTGGATTGATCGTGCTTGCAGTAGGGATGTTCCTGTTGGTGCGGCAATTGGGCGTAATGGTTCCGGGATGGATATTCAGTTGGCCTATGATCTTTGTGGCGGTCGGACTTATTACCTTGTCCAAGCACAACTTTCAGAGTGGCTTTGGCTTTTTTATGATTCTTTTTGGGGGCTTTTTTCTCCTTAAGAACGAACTTGACATTCCTTTTGATATCGAGAGGTATCTTGTGCCCGGGGGGCTGATTTTACTGGGCTTGTTTTTATTGGCGACCAAAAACAGGAAGGTTTTCAATGACTTTGGTAATTGGCAGGGGGGGCAGAAAATCTACCCTGGAGGAAATACGGGGAAAGGATCTTCTTTTACATCCGATGAGGGATCCTTCGGCAGTTCACAAGCATTTACTTCCGAGCAATCTGACATGGTCAATTCCCAAGCACTTTTTTGTGGTATTCAAAAGAGGATTCTTTCCAAGAATTTTAAGGGCGGCAAAGTCTCTGCGATCTTTGGCGGTACAGAAATAGACCTTACACAAGCTGACTTGTCCGAAAATGCCGTCTTAAGCGTAGAGGTAGCCTTTGGAGGAGTAAAGCTTTTGATGCCACCCCACTGGGACTTGAAGATGGGGGTGACCAATATCTTTGCCGGGGTAGAGGATAAGCGGATGTATCCCCAGGCTACGGGTGAATCGAATAAGGTCCTGACGATCACAGGGACGGTGTTGTTTGGTGGGCTGGAGATCAAATCCTATTAG
- a CDS encoding 2-C-methyl-D-erythritol 4-phosphate cytidylyltransferase has protein sequence MNKAAIIVAGGRGTRMGSPIPKQYLEIGGKPVLMHTLEVFYQLDPSMKIILVIPAVDFSFWEELCQKFEFKVSHEVVAGGKSRFQSVKNGLDSLEWEEGLVAIHDGVRPFVSPEVVSLSFEKAQEHGSAIAVVPLKDSIRKLTDENKSFYQERQYFRLVQTPQTFDLKMIKQAFDVTELHHFTDDATVYEHQGWQVHLIAGNPENIKITTPEDMEYAQFLLQRNGGE, from the coding sequence ATGAATAAAGCAGCGATTATCGTAGCAGGAGGAAGAGGGACACGTATGGGGTCACCCATCCCGAAACAGTATTTGGAGATAGGTGGCAAGCCTGTTTTGATGCATACCTTGGAAGTTTTTTATCAATTGGATCCGTCCATGAAAATTATACTGGTAATACCAGCAGTGGATTTTTCATTTTGGGAAGAGCTATGCCAAAAATTTGAGTTTAAGGTTTCCCATGAAGTAGTGGCTGGGGGGAAGTCCCGCTTTCAGTCCGTAAAAAATGGACTGGACAGTCTGGAATGGGAGGAAGGCTTGGTGGCTATTCACGACGGCGTTCGTCCTTTTGTCTCACCAGAGGTGGTGAGTTTGAGTTTCGAGAAAGCCCAAGAGCATGGAAGTGCTATAGCCGTTGTTCCTCTTAAGGATTCCATCCGTAAGCTCACTGATGAGAATAAGTCCTTTTATCAGGAAAGGCAATATTTCCGGTTGGTACAGACCCCGCAGACGTTTGACTTGAAAATGATCAAACAAGCCTTTGATGTGACAGAATTGCATCATTTTACAGATGATGCGACCGTATATGAGCATCAGGGGTGGCAAGTGCACCTCATCGCCGGAAATCCCGAGAATATTAAGATCACTACTCCAGAGGATATGGAGTACGCCCAGTTTTTACTCCAAAGGAATGGGGGAGAATGA
- the queA gene encoding tRNA preQ1(34) S-adenosylmethionine ribosyltransferase-isomerase QueA codes for MKLSDFKFEVPKKLISLYPSDNRDESRLMVVHRDTGKIEHRIFKDIIEYFDEGDVFVTNNTKVFPARLYGNKEKTGAKIEVFLLRELNQELRLWDVLVDPARKIRVGNKLYFGDSDLVAEVIDNTTSRGRTIRFLFDGTDEEFYKTIDTLGETPILKDFIDRKVEEEDRERYQTIYAEHVGAVAAPTAGLHFTPHLLKRLEIKGVEVSPITLHIGLGTFRQVDVEDLTKHKMDSENYDIPEKTVDLVNEAIDTKKRVVAVGTTSLKTVESSVTASNRLKPSSGWTDKFIIPPYEFKIANALITNFHLPESTLLMTTAAFGGYDLIMKAYKEAVKEKYRFFSYGDAMLIL; via the coding sequence ATGAAATTATCAGATTTCAAATTCGAAGTTCCTAAAAAACTCATTTCTTTATACCCATCGGACAACAGGGACGAATCCCGACTGATGGTAGTGCACAGAGACACTGGCAAGATAGAGCACAGGATTTTCAAGGACATTATTGAATATTTTGATGAGGGGGATGTCTTTGTGACCAATAATACGAAGGTCTTTCCTGCTCGCCTTTACGGAAACAAAGAGAAGACAGGAGCGAAAATCGAGGTTTTCCTGCTGCGAGAATTAAACCAGGAGTTGAGGCTTTGGGATGTTTTGGTCGATCCAGCCAGAAAAATCCGTGTAGGCAATAAACTTTATTTTGGTGACAGCGATTTGGTCGCAGAGGTGATTGACAATACTACCTCCAGAGGCCGTACCATACGGTTTTTGTTTGATGGTACAGATGAGGAATTTTATAAGACCATCGATACACTGGGAGAGACGCCTATTTTGAAGGATTTCATTGATAGGAAAGTGGAGGAAGAAGATAGGGAACGCTATCAGACGATCTATGCAGAGCACGTAGGAGCGGTGGCAGCACCTACGGCCGGGCTGCATTTTACGCCCCACTTGCTGAAAAGGTTAGAAATTAAGGGAGTGGAGGTATCACCGATTACCCTGCATATTGGATTGGGGACCTTCCGCCAAGTGGATGTGGAGGATCTTACCAAGCACAAAATGGATTCTGAAAACTATGACATTCCCGAAAAAACGGTAGATCTGGTAAACGAGGCCATTGACACTAAAAAACGGGTCGTAGCGGTAGGGACTACCTCTTTGAAGACTGTGGAGTCTTCCGTGACCGCCAGCAATAGGCTCAAGCCTTCAAGCGGTTGGACGGATAAGTTTATCATTCCCCCTTATGAATTCAAGATTGCCAATGCGTTGATCACTAATTTCCATTTGCCGGAATCAACATTGCTGATGACTACGGCAGCATTTGGCGGCTATGATCTGATCATGAAGGCATATAAAGAAGCGGTAAAGGAAAAATACAGGTTCTTTTCCTATGGAGATGCCATGTTGATATTGTAA
- a CDS encoding ABC transporter permease, whose amino-acid sequence MIIFKLIWESFRFALQALRSNLTRTVLSLLGVTIGIFAIIAVFTLVDSLEKNIKSSFSFLGTNVLRVDRFPFSSGPGEYPWWRYFRRPPANYSEFVFLKDRLQNAEAITISASASATLKRGSSSFEGANLEGVVFDHKEVYDVPVVDGRFFTELEITAARNVTVLGAKIADALFPEGDAVGKEMKIKGQKFVVIGLLEEEGEGLFDLPSKDDACLIPFGSFGKMYYLGRWGVEPTIAAKGMDSDDGLIALENEMTGLLRGKRGLKPTEEDNFALNKSEFIQNAIGAIFDVISIAGAVIGGFSILVGGFGIANIMFVSVRERTNIIGIQKSLGAKNYFILLQFLFESTFLSLFGGLAGLVLVFAITFVPLGSLEIFMSAKNMILGIGLSMVIGMLSGVVPAGIAARMDPVEAIRTN is encoded by the coding sequence GTGATCATTTTCAAACTTATTTGGGAGAGTTTCCGGTTTGCATTGCAAGCTTTACGGTCCAACTTGACACGGACAGTATTGTCGCTTTTGGGCGTAACAATCGGGATATTTGCCATTATTGCAGTTTTTACTTTAGTAGATTCCTTAGAGAAAAACATTAAATCCAGCTTTTCGTTCCTTGGCACCAATGTTTTAAGGGTAGATCGCTTCCCTTTTTCATCCGGACCTGGCGAATATCCATGGTGGAGGTACTTCCGAAGGCCCCCCGCCAACTATAGCGAGTTTGTCTTCCTAAAAGACCGGTTGCAAAACGCTGAAGCCATCACCATCTCCGCATCAGCCTCAGCCACCCTTAAACGAGGCAGCAGCTCCTTTGAAGGGGCCAATCTGGAAGGCGTGGTGTTTGACCACAAAGAAGTATATGACGTACCAGTGGTCGATGGACGCTTTTTTACCGAGCTGGAAATCACCGCTGCCAGAAATGTCACCGTGCTCGGTGCCAAAATAGCCGATGCCCTCTTTCCAGAAGGTGACGCTGTCGGCAAAGAAATGAAAATCAAAGGCCAAAAATTCGTAGTCATCGGCCTCTTGGAAGAAGAAGGCGAAGGGCTCTTTGACCTCCCCTCCAAGGACGATGCATGCCTGATTCCTTTTGGCTCTTTCGGAAAAATGTACTACTTGGGCAGATGGGGTGTGGAACCGACCATCGCTGCCAAGGGAATGGATAGCGACGATGGATTGATCGCCCTGGAAAATGAGATGACAGGGTTGCTCCGCGGCAAAAGAGGCCTAAAGCCGACGGAAGAAGATAATTTTGCTTTAAACAAATCTGAATTTATCCAAAATGCCATTGGCGCCATCTTCGATGTTATCAGCATCGCGGGAGCAGTAATTGGAGGCTTTTCCATCTTGGTAGGTGGATTTGGGATCGCAAATATTATGTTCGTTTCCGTCCGCGAGCGAACCAATATTATCGGCATTCAAAAGTCCCTAGGAGCCAAAAATTATTTCATCCTGCTACAATTCCTCTTTGAATCCACCTTTTTGAGTCTCTTTGGCGGGTTGGCAGGCCTAGTGCTGGTATTTGCCATCACCTTCGTACCCCTTGGCTCATTGGAAATATTCATGTCCGCCAAAAACATGATCTTAGGCATCGGCCTTTCCATGGTCATAGGCATGCTTTCGGGGGTTGTTCCCGCAGGAATTGCCGCAAGAATGGATCCTGTAGAAGCGATCAGAACAAATTGA
- the recA gene encoding recombinase RecA, with protein sequence MSENTEKLKALQLTMDKLEKTYGKGTVMKLSDNSVVDVPTISTGSLGLDMALGVGGIPRGRVIEVYGPESSGKTTLAMHCIAEAQKKGGMAAIIDAEHAFDKSYAEKLGIDTENLLISQPDNGEQALEIAEHLIRSGALDIIVIDSVAALVPKGELEGEMGDSKMGLQARLMSQALRKLTGAINKTGCACIFINQLRDKIGVMFGSPETTTGGNALKFYASVRLDIRRIGQIKESADNVLGNRTKVKVVKNKVAPPFKVVEFDIMYGQGISKVGEIIDLGVEFDIVKKAGSWFSYDGNKLGQGRDAVKNLLLDNPELMEELEVKIKAKAGLGGEVEEEPVKE encoded by the coding sequence ATGAGTGAAAATACAGAAAAATTAAAAGCGCTTCAGCTTACAATGGATAAGTTGGAAAAGACCTACGGAAAAGGTACGGTCATGAAGTTGAGTGATAATTCGGTAGTCGATGTTCCAACCATTTCTACAGGTTCACTCGGGTTGGATATGGCATTGGGTGTAGGTGGTATCCCCAGGGGAAGGGTCATAGAGGTCTATGGTCCGGAATCTTCCGGTAAGACTACACTGGCCATGCATTGCATCGCAGAGGCGCAAAAAAAAGGCGGAATGGCAGCAATCATTGATGCTGAGCATGCCTTTGATAAATCTTATGCAGAAAAACTGGGGATCGATACTGAAAACCTGCTTATTTCCCAGCCTGACAATGGAGAACAGGCGTTGGAAATTGCCGAACACCTGATCCGTTCAGGAGCCTTGGACATTATCGTGATCGACTCTGTGGCAGCTTTGGTGCCAAAGGGCGAGCTGGAAGGAGAGATGGGGGATAGCAAAATGGGACTTCAAGCGAGGTTGATGTCCCAGGCACTTCGAAAACTGACGGGCGCTATTAATAAGACTGGTTGCGCCTGCATCTTCATCAACCAGCTAAGGGACAAAATCGGTGTGATGTTCGGTAGCCCCGAAACCACTACCGGTGGTAATGCACTGAAATTCTATGCTTCTGTTAGGCTGGACATCAGAAGGATCGGCCAGATCAAAGAGAGTGCAGACAATGTCCTCGGTAATCGTACCAAAGTAAAGGTGGTCAAAAACAAAGTGGCACCTCCATTTAAAGTAGTGGAATTTGACATCATGTATGGTCAAGGGATTTCCAAAGTGGGCGAGATCATCGATCTTGGAGTGGAGTTTGATATCGTGAAGAAGGCAGGATCTTGGTTCTCCTATGATGGTAACAAGCTGGGCCAAGGGCGAGATGCCGTCAAAAATCTCCTACTGGACAATCCAGAGCTGATGGAGGAGCTTGAGGTCAAGATCAAAGCAAAAGCGGGCCTCGGTGGTGAAGTGGAGGAAGAGCCCGTGAAGGAATAG
- a CDS encoding DUF3108 domain-containing protein, which translates to MPLIIRLFLIPFFIVAIYTNTHGQQFTKPYKEGEKLTFKVKYLFFNAAEAKMIIDDNIHTINGRPAYKIDVYGKTLSIFSIFKVKDNWGTMMDTAQNIPYRSYRHIEEGGYRKHEVIDFDHQEGTATVKEYDKENRRIKSTKEFDIQSGIQDIVSGFYYMRHLDYRLYKKGDVIDIKGFFDEKTYDMKMVYEGRDRVSTKIGEFDTIVISPVMPSNKLFSGENPIKMWITNDKNRIPIKVEAELVVGSLNMEITQASGLRNK; encoded by the coding sequence ATGCCCTTGATCATAAGATTATTTTTAATTCCCTTCTTTATTGTTGCCATTTACACCAACACGCACGGCCAACAATTCACCAAACCCTACAAAGAAGGCGAAAAGCTTACTTTTAAGGTAAAGTATCTTTTTTTCAATGCAGCGGAGGCCAAAATGATAATAGATGACAACATCCATACTATAAATGGCCGTCCTGCATATAAGATCGATGTTTACGGCAAAACGCTAAGTATTTTTAGCATATTTAAAGTAAAGGATAATTGGGGCACCATGATGGACACGGCCCAAAACATCCCCTATCGCTCATATAGGCATATTGAGGAAGGGGGATACCGCAAGCATGAAGTCATCGACTTTGACCATCAGGAAGGCACTGCAACGGTAAAAGAGTACGACAAGGAAAACAGAAGGATAAAATCAACCAAAGAGTTTGACATTCAGTCCGGAATCCAGGATATCGTCAGCGGATTTTATTATATGCGCCATCTTGATTACAGACTGTACAAAAAAGGTGACGTCATTGATATCAAAGGATTCTTTGACGAAAAAACCTATGACATGAAGATGGTCTATGAAGGCAGGGATCGGGTATCCACCAAAATCGGGGAATTTGATACTATTGTCATCTCGCCAGTGATGCCCAGCAACAAACTGTTCAGCGGTGAAAACCCCATAAAAATGTGGATCACCAATGACAAAAACAGGATCCCGATCAAAGTAGAAGCGGAACTGGTCGTCGGATCTCTTAACATGGAAATAACACAAGCCAGTGGTTTACGTAACAAGTAG
- a CDS encoding response regulator transcription factor has translation MSDKPKIKVLVVDDEPDIIEILTYNLEKEGYEVASASDGVKAVQTAGKFKPDVILLDIMMPNQDGVETCRQIRDMEELKNTFIIFLTARSEEYSEVAAFDVGADDYITKPIKPRALVSRIAALFRRESKKEQEVSQIKIKDLTIDRSSFTIDQDGKTITLPKKEFELLYFLAKNPNMVFSRDELLQNIWGADVFVLARTVDVHIRKVREKIGDHYITTVKGVGYKFDNN, from the coding sequence ATGAGTGACAAACCAAAAATCAAAGTTCTGGTAGTAGATGACGAACCAGATATTATTGAAATTTTAACTTATAACCTTGAAAAGGAAGGTTACGAAGTGGCCTCGGCAAGTGACGGGGTAAAAGCTGTACAAACTGCTGGTAAATTCAAGCCTGACGTCATCCTTCTGGACATCATGATGCCGAACCAAGACGGAGTCGAAACCTGCCGGCAAATAAGGGACATGGAGGAACTCAAAAACACCTTTATCATATTCCTCACTGCCCGCTCTGAAGAATATTCTGAAGTCGCTGCTTTTGATGTAGGGGCCGATGATTATATCACCAAGCCCATCAAACCAAGGGCATTGGTCAGTAGAATAGCGGCACTCTTCAGGAGGGAATCAAAAAAAGAACAGGAAGTTTCCCAAATCAAGATAAAAGACCTCACCATAGACAGGAGCAGTTTTACGATCGATCAAGACGGCAAGACCATTACCCTTCCCAAGAAGGAATTTGAGCTGCTTTATTTTCTGGCCAAAAATCCCAACATGGTTTTTAGCAGGGACGAATTGCTCCAGAACATCTGGGGAGCGGATGTTTTTGTATTGGCAAGGACAGTGGATGTCCACATCCGTAAAGTAAGGGAAAAAATAGGAGACCACTATATCACCACGGTAAAGGGTGTTGGTTATAAGTTTGACAACAACTAA
- a CDS encoding sensor histidine kinase: MLTTSRGISLVLAFAISAFTVAFLSLLDDATPMLLTVAWGLTIAISYLLINLTLEFLIFKEISNIYSALEKIQKKDLSGIADKPRKTSISPLRKINSTINSYAIAKNKEIETLQRNAAFRREFVADISHELKTPIFAAQGYVHTLLDGAVEDVNVRDKFLKRAAKSLNNLDNLVQDLLTLNQMESGVVKFNHEVFNMIPLIEEVLEQLENKAEKRHVNIRFKYNPEKSYFTKADKDKIYRVCQNLISNAIKYNHEGGEAIIHVKSTKNHIKIDIKDNGLGIPPEDIKRIFERFYRVDKSRSREMGGTGLGLAIVKHILEGHKSKISVTSTLGKGSNFSFTLPSEKKASATEE, encoded by the coding sequence ATGCTTACCACATCTAGAGGAATATCGCTTGTACTGGCTTTCGCCATATCAGCCTTTACTGTTGCCTTCCTCTCATTGCTGGACGATGCCACCCCGATGCTATTGACCGTAGCTTGGGGGCTGACCATCGCCATTTCTTACCTTTTGATTAACCTCACCCTTGAATTCCTGATTTTTAAGGAAATCAGCAACATATACAGCGCACTAGAGAAAATCCAAAAAAAGGACCTCTCTGGAATAGCCGACAAGCCCCGAAAAACCTCCATCTCCCCCCTTAGAAAAATCAATAGTACGATAAATTCGTACGCTATTGCCAAAAATAAGGAAATCGAAACACTACAGCGCAATGCTGCTTTCAGGAGGGAGTTTGTGGCGGACATATCCCATGAACTGAAAACCCCGATTTTCGCTGCACAGGGATATGTCCATACGCTGCTGGACGGCGCCGTGGAAGATGTCAATGTGCGGGACAAATTCCTAAAACGTGCTGCCAAAAGCCTCAACAACCTTGACAACCTTGTCCAGGACCTTCTTACCTTAAACCAAATGGAAAGCGGAGTGGTCAAATTCAACCATGAAGTTTTTAATATGATCCCACTGATCGAAGAAGTGTTGGAGCAGCTTGAAAATAAAGCGGAGAAAAGGCACGTCAATATCCGCTTTAAATACAATCCAGAGAAATCCTACTTCACCAAAGCGGACAAAGACAAAATCTACCGCGTCTGCCAAAACCTCATCTCCAATGCCATAAAATACAACCATGAAGGTGGCGAGGCTATAATTCATGTAAAATCCACCAAAAACCATATCAAGATAGATATCAAGGACAATGGGCTTGGCATTCCACCGGAAGACATCAAACGCATTTTCGAACGGTTTTACAGGGTGGACAAGAGCCGTTCTCGGGAAATGGGCGGTACAGGCCTAGGGCTGGCTATTGTAAAACACATCCTCGAAGGCCACAAGAGCAAAATCTCGGTAACCTCCACCTTGGGCAAGGGATCCAATTTTAGTTTTACCTTACCATCGGAAAAGAAAGCCTCTGCCACAGAAGAGTAA
- a CDS encoding RluA family pseudouridine synthase: protein MKKLDFEDLILFQNDDYIVINKPPYLSTLDDRHERQNILHLAKDYISDAQMCHRLDKETSGCLVIAKNPDAYRNIAIQFEHRKVEKIYHAVAEGIHEYDHKLVDRNLVATNKGIAKISIKGKPATTYFSTLKTYAMHSLIECRPVSGRLHQIRVHLAYLGAPICGDEMYGGKPLYLSGLKKKFNLKKGTEERPIMQRVSLHAYSISFEGTDGQPIEVNAPYPKDFAVLVKQLEKK, encoded by the coding sequence ATGAAGAAGTTAGATTTCGAAGATCTTATTCTGTTTCAAAATGATGACTATATCGTCATCAATAAGCCTCCATACTTATCGACCTTAGACGATAGGCATGAAAGACAAAACATCCTTCACTTGGCCAAAGATTACATTTCAGATGCCCAAATGTGTCACCGATTGGACAAGGAAACTTCAGGATGTTTGGTTATTGCAAAGAATCCGGATGCATACCGTAATATTGCGATCCAATTTGAACACAGAAAAGTCGAAAAAATCTATCATGCCGTGGCAGAGGGAATCCATGAATATGACCACAAGCTCGTGGACAGAAACTTGGTCGCGACCAATAAAGGCATAGCCAAGATAAGTATCAAAGGAAAACCCGCCACGACCTACTTCAGCACGCTAAAAACCTATGCCATGCATTCACTGATCGAATGCAGGCCGGTTTCGGGAAGACTACACCAGATCAGGGTTCACCTGGCTTATCTGGGAGCACCTATCTGTGGCGATGAAATGTACGGCGGTAAGCCGCTATACCTTTCAGGACTTAAGAAAAAATTTAACCTGAAGAAGGGAACAGAAGAACGACCGATCATGCAACGCGTTTCACTGCATGCTTATTCCATCTCCTTTGAAGGGACGGACGGACAGCCCATAGAGGTAAACGCCCCGTACCCCAAGGATTTTGCGGTCTTGGTAAAACAGCTGGAAAAGAAATAG
- the rplM gene encoding 50S ribosomal protein L13 gives MDTLSYKTVSANSATVQKDWVIVDASAMVLGRFASEVAKILRGKNKPSFTPHVDCGDNVIVINADKIRLTGKKWDDKVYVRHTGYPGGQRISTPRILKSKSSAILVEKAVRGMLPKNRLGRKLYTNLYVYEGTEHPHEAQQPKAVKL, from the coding sequence GTGGATACTTTAAGCTATAAAACCGTATCAGCAAACAGTGCTACCGTACAAAAAGACTGGGTGATAGTGGATGCCTCAGCCATGGTACTTGGTAGATTTGCAAGTGAGGTAGCGAAAATCTTAAGAGGAAAAAACAAGCCTAGCTTCACTCCTCACGTTGACTGCGGAGACAATGTCATTGTCATCAACGCAGACAAAATCAGATTGACCGGAAAGAAGTGGGACGATAAGGTTTACGTTCGTCACACGGGCTACCCAGGTGGTCAGAGAATCTCTACCCCAAGGATCCTTAAAAGCAAGTCTTCTGCAATCCTTGTAGAGAAAGCCGTAAGAGGAATGCTTCCCAAAAACAGATTGGGAAGAAAGTTGTACACCAACCTTTATGTATATGAAGGCACAGAACATCCTCACGAAGCTCAACAACCAAAAGCAGTTAAACTTTAA
- the rpsI gene encoding 30S ribosomal protein S9 — protein MEVINTIGRRKTSVARIYMKPGKGEIIVNNRSIEAYFPFDLHQIVVRQPLTLVNEAEGFDIKITVDGGGIKGQAEAARMAIARALCEINEEHRSPLKKEGFLTRDPRMVERKKPGRRKARRRFQFSKR, from the coding sequence ATGGAAGTTATCAATACAATCGGTAGAAGAAAGACATCTGTAGCGAGGATCTATATGAAGCCTGGCAAAGGTGAAATCATTGTTAATAACAGAAGCATTGAAGCATATTTCCCTTTTGACCTTCACCAGATCGTCGTAAGACAGCCGCTTACACTTGTAAACGAAGCTGAAGGATTCGACATCAAAATCACCGTAGACGGTGGTGGTATCAAAGGACAGGCGGAAGCTGCCAGAATGGCGATCGCCAGAGCCCTATGCGAAATCAATGAGGAGCACAGAAGCCCATTGAAGAAAGAAGGATTCCTTACCAGAGACCCAAGAATGGTTGAACGTAAGAAACCAGGACGCAGAAAAGCAAGAAGAAGATTCCAGTTCTCCAAGCGTTAA